A DNA window from Halorubrum sp. DM2 contains the following coding sequences:
- a CDS encoding type II secretion system F family protein produces the protein MSIDVDAGDGRLGANALAELFYPVFELLFDPDGDFVGDVERKLVEARMSDQVEMYVSLALGVGLLVGGALWALGTLVGYGVFSLGLIDPETLSLGAPAPTPEIRTLLRSLVVPTAVLLSGLIFGSIGFALGFGGLLAVPYSRASSRKREINLLLADSVSFMYALSVGGLNQLEILRAMAAAEDTYGEVSREFQSIVNETEYFGTDYRNAIRQQSLETPSDELSQFLADMLSIVNSGGDMEGFLKDKKEKHLRTSKQEREMTLETLELFGEMYMTLSLFPLLLIIILVIMGMMGEADDRLLYATVYVLIPLVGVGFLVLVSTVKQDEPGDGFLQPDGGSERLRQTSQEGLFHFGLVEAFTGTFGVFDRIRDREGTHKTMEILSAPHVFLRENPLYTLALTVPAALALVGVAAAAGSAPTTLDGWIDRPVWSAFVWVYVPLYVVLIPLGVFYEWHQRSRRAVTGKLSETLRKLSSANDTGQTLLESVRTVSETSTGTLAEEFEVVHAKVNYGMSLRDALVEFNNAYAVPRLARTVKLITEAQEASSQITDVLTTAAQASENQDDIERERKSRTRMQVAIIVMTYITLLGVMAILQTQFIDVMGDLVSQSDGGGSAGGAGFGGGGSIDPEVLSMLFFHAVTIQAILSGFISGYIRDAELISGVKFAVVLVTLALGVWIYVG, from the coding sequence GTGAGCATCGACGTGGACGCGGGCGACGGAAGACTCGGCGCGAACGCGCTCGCGGAGCTGTTCTACCCGGTCTTCGAGCTCCTCTTCGACCCCGACGGCGACTTCGTGGGCGACGTCGAGCGCAAGCTCGTCGAGGCGCGGATGTCGGATCAGGTCGAGATGTACGTCTCGTTGGCGCTCGGCGTCGGCCTGCTGGTCGGCGGGGCGCTCTGGGCGCTCGGCACGCTCGTCGGCTACGGCGTGTTCTCGCTCGGGCTGATCGACCCCGAGACGCTCTCGCTCGGCGCTCCCGCGCCGACGCCGGAGATACGGACGCTGCTCCGCTCGCTCGTCGTGCCGACCGCGGTGCTTCTCAGCGGGCTCATCTTCGGATCGATCGGTTTCGCGCTCGGGTTCGGCGGGCTCCTCGCGGTCCCGTACTCCCGGGCGTCCTCGCGGAAGCGGGAGATCAACCTCCTGCTGGCCGACTCCGTCTCGTTCATGTACGCCCTCTCCGTCGGCGGACTCAACCAACTCGAAATCCTGCGCGCCATGGCGGCCGCCGAGGACACCTACGGCGAGGTGTCCCGCGAGTTCCAGAGCATCGTCAACGAGACGGAGTACTTCGGCACCGACTACCGCAACGCGATCCGCCAGCAGTCGCTGGAGACGCCCTCCGACGAGCTCTCGCAGTTCCTCGCGGACATGCTCTCTATCGTTAACTCCGGCGGCGACATGGAGGGCTTCCTGAAGGACAAAAAGGAGAAACACCTCCGCACGTCGAAACAGGAGCGCGAGATGACCTTGGAGACGCTGGAGCTGTTCGGCGAGATGTACATGACGCTCTCCTTGTTCCCGCTCCTTCTCATCATCATCCTCGTCATCATGGGGATGATGGGCGAGGCCGACGACCGCCTGCTGTACGCGACCGTCTACGTCCTGATCCCGCTCGTCGGCGTCGGCTTCCTCGTGTTGGTCTCGACGGTGAAACAGGACGAGCCGGGCGACGGCTTCCTCCAGCCGGACGGCGGCAGCGAGCGGCTCCGACAGACGAGCCAGGAGGGACTGTTCCATTTCGGGCTGGTGGAGGCGTTCACCGGGACATTCGGCGTCTTCGACCGCATCCGCGACCGCGAGGGGACCCACAAGACGATGGAGATCCTCTCCGCCCCGCACGTCTTCCTGCGCGAGAACCCCCTGTACACCCTCGCGTTGACCGTCCCCGCGGCGCTCGCCTTGGTCGGCGTCGCTGCCGCGGCCGGCTCGGCCCCGACGACGCTCGACGGCTGGATCGACCGCCCGGTGTGGTCGGCGTTCGTCTGGGTGTACGTGCCGCTCTACGTCGTGTTGATACCGCTCGGGGTCTTCTACGAGTGGCACCAGCGCTCGCGGCGGGCGGTGACGGGGAAGCTCTCCGAGACGCTCCGAAAGCTCTCCTCCGCGAACGACACCGGGCAGACGCTGCTCGAATCCGTGCGCACGGTCTCTGAGACGTCGACCGGGACGCTCGCCGAGGAGTTCGAGGTGGTCCACGCGAAGGTGAACTACGGGATGAGCCTGCGGGACGCCTTGGTCGAGTTCAACAACGCCTACGCGGTGCCGCGGCTCGCCCGGACGGTGAAGCTCATCACGGAGGCGCAGGAGGCCTCCTCGCAGATAACGGACGTGTTGACGACGGCCGCGCAGGCCTCGGAGAACCAGGACGACATCGAGCGCGAGCGCAAGTCCCGGACCCGGATGCAGGTGGCGATCATCGTGATGACGTACATCACGCTGCTCGGCGTGATGGCCATCCTCCAGACGCAGTTCATCGACGTGATGGGCGACCTGGTCTCTCAGAGCGACGGCGGGGGCAGCGCGGGCGGCGCGGGGTTCGGCGGCGGCGGCAGCATCGACCCCGAGGTCCTCTCGATGCTGTTCTTCCACGCGGTGACTATCCAGGCAATCCTCTCCGGGTTTATCAGCGGCTACATCCGCGACGCGGAGCTTATCTCCGGCGTCAAGTTCGCCGTAGTCCTGGTGACGCTCGCATTGGGGGTGTGGATCTATGTCGGGTGA
- a CDS encoding type II/IV secretion system ATPase subunit, with the protein MSNEDAERSASRTGPEGDRSASDASPRDERGERDERGADADTEPVDSTDDDTPTEATADAATETAATGESADATGSLAFGEDDGPERGPPVVTDRYTWRSLLAERGHGDAAERVYADVPDAPAVPADAVALHLPDGISGVIRAAGVDEPFEADGETAVPGHGTPERGTLVVGPDAVLLDGSAVVPTGERLVATPTPASHAEETEGDGEVDATSEDGEPDSDAEDEREAVEVENSDVTDDSDESDDFEESDDSDPDEADPDRDGDAAEDSSPAPAPDPDTVFDDPVARRGGVSGVVVAPGDRVESVPSRVPTPEEWDRVDVDPESLLGFDPGETEYRFRAAAAVGDVLWDLCAARYDPYSVPVLKGYYTWDDYREEYFLDEDGNPPTVENEEGEPEPLSFTHEDKTEALGFDPDRTEELLGAGGSAAADLADLVDERTVDVNPEIDEDAFFSTAEGHTTLTNRYDLEKAVPMPKKTHFREKERYWVNKPYAFVIVFRSTKENEVKYYAVQPYRTEIETDLTEFLTGKLRTSIKYADESIAGGDEAFREEVIVEETRSLLDRYGLYEDDGGERGIADALLDRFGIEPSEGIAWRIAESLGYEPPVESPSDPPKISARPEPAVLAEDAETLSEHQVEKLLYYLKRDFIGYERIDPIKYDINVEDISCDGYNSPVFVYHSEYEQIITNVRHGTDELDDFVVKLAQRSGKGISKRRPQVDATLPDGSRAQLTLGREVSDHGTNYTIRQFNDVPFTPIDLINWKTFSLDEMAFLWLSIENHKSLIFAGGTASGKTTSLNAVSLFIPSNAKIVSIEDTREVELPQRNWIASVTRPSFSDDDKGDIDEFDLLEAALRQRPDYIVMGEIRGEEGRTAFQVMSTGHTTYTTFHADSVGEVLKRFTTDPINVSKTMFTALDLVSIQTSTRVQGKKVRRNKSITEINHYDAENDEINVQDVFQWQAETDEFLQMGDSNTLEDIMFDRGWSRERLDEELRKRRVVLAYLIDRGLNSYAQVAATFQAFINDPETVLALMANDELERSLEDLREMESVLINVDRDKEELVPRPDPDAEAEAEVAEILDSAEDLFERFRGEVPDSVADALLEMNHAPDVEAQPTRDREALAETAREADATDATDATDATDATDAVGLDTAADAVDADAPPEATDSDPDAPSPDPPDASPSDPAHDDFGTAAEAGATAAGDGSGDPGDIDFEEPFDEGVDVLSSPAERSESGTGPDVSEGFDATDSAADDALDDPDGPAADESDDSGAPNETGGPSEADPTDADSAAADSDEGIDDWGFGDVEPAEDG; encoded by the coding sequence ATGAGCAACGAGGACGCCGAGCGCTCCGCCTCGCGGACCGGCCCGGAGGGCGATAGATCGGCGTCCGACGCGTCCCCACGCGACGAACGGGGCGAACGCGACGAGCGGGGCGCGGACGCGGATACGGAACCGGTGGACTCGACGGACGACGACACACCGACCGAGGCGACTGCCGACGCAGCGACCGAGACGGCCGCCACCGGAGAGTCGGCGGACGCGACAGGATCTCTCGCCTTCGGCGAGGATGACGGACCAGAGCGGGGGCCGCCGGTCGTCACCGACCGGTACACCTGGCGCTCGCTGCTCGCGGAGCGAGGGCACGGGGACGCCGCGGAGCGCGTGTACGCCGACGTGCCGGACGCGCCGGCGGTTCCGGCCGACGCCGTCGCGCTCCACCTCCCCGACGGCATCAGCGGGGTGATCCGAGCCGCCGGCGTCGACGAGCCCTTCGAGGCCGACGGCGAAACCGCCGTCCCCGGCCACGGGACCCCCGAACGGGGCACGCTGGTCGTCGGTCCGGACGCCGTCCTGCTCGACGGCTCGGCCGTCGTGCCGACCGGGGAACGCCTCGTGGCGACGCCAACGCCCGCGAGCCACGCGGAAGAGACGGAAGGCGACGGCGAGGTAGACGCGACCTCCGAGGACGGAGAGCCGGACTCGGACGCCGAGGACGAGCGCGAGGCGGTTGAAGTCGAGAACTCCGACGTGACCGACGACTCCGATGAGAGCGACGATTTCGAGGAGAGCGACGACTCCGACCCCGACGAGGCCGACCCGGACCGCGACGGCGACGCCGCCGAGGACTCGTCCCCGGCTCCCGCCCCCGATCCGGACACGGTATTCGACGACCCCGTCGCCCGTCGCGGTGGTGTCTCCGGGGTCGTAGTCGCGCCCGGTGACCGCGTCGAGTCGGTGCCGTCGCGCGTGCCGACCCCAGAGGAGTGGGACCGAGTCGATGTCGATCCGGAATCTCTCCTCGGGTTCGACCCGGGCGAGACCGAGTACCGATTCCGCGCGGCCGCGGCGGTCGGCGACGTGCTCTGGGACCTGTGTGCGGCCCGGTACGACCCCTACTCCGTCCCGGTGTTGAAGGGGTACTACACGTGGGACGACTACCGCGAGGAGTACTTCCTCGACGAGGACGGGAACCCGCCGACGGTCGAGAACGAGGAGGGAGAACCTGAGCCGCTTTCGTTCACCCACGAGGACAAGACCGAGGCGCTCGGCTTCGATCCGGACCGCACCGAGGAGCTGCTCGGCGCTGGCGGGAGCGCCGCGGCCGACCTCGCGGACCTCGTCGACGAGCGGACCGTCGACGTCAACCCCGAGATAGACGAGGACGCGTTCTTCTCGACCGCTGAAGGCCACACCACGCTGACGAACCGGTACGACTTAGAGAAGGCGGTGCCGATGCCGAAGAAGACGCACTTCCGTGAGAAAGAGCGCTACTGGGTGAACAAGCCGTACGCGTTCGTCATCGTCTTCCGGTCGACGAAGGAGAACGAGGTGAAGTACTACGCGGTCCAGCCGTACCGGACTGAGATCGAGACGGACCTCACGGAGTTCCTCACCGGCAAGCTCCGGACGTCGATCAAGTACGCCGACGAGTCGATCGCGGGCGGCGACGAGGCGTTCCGCGAGGAGGTGATTGTCGAGGAGACGCGTTCGCTTTTGGACCGCTACGGGCTCTACGAGGACGACGGCGGCGAGCGCGGGATCGCGGACGCGCTGCTCGACCGGTTCGGCATCGAGCCGTCCGAGGGGATCGCCTGGCGCATCGCGGAGTCGCTGGGGTACGAGCCGCCGGTCGAGTCGCCCTCGGACCCGCCGAAGATTAGCGCTCGCCCCGAGCCGGCCGTCCTCGCGGAGGACGCCGAGACGCTCTCCGAGCATCAGGTCGAGAAGCTGCTGTACTACCTCAAGCGGGACTTCATCGGCTACGAGCGGATCGACCCGATCAAGTACGACATCAACGTCGAGGACATCTCCTGTGACGGCTACAACTCCCCCGTCTTCGTCTACCACTCGGAGTACGAGCAGATCATCACGAACGTCCGCCACGGCACCGACGAGCTCGACGACTTCGTGGTGAAGCTCGCGCAGCGCTCGGGGAAGGGGATCTCGAAGCGCAGGCCGCAGGTCGACGCCACCCTCCCGGACGGCTCGCGCGCCCAGCTCACGCTCGGCCGCGAGGTCTCCGACCACGGGACCAACTACACGATCCGCCAGTTCAACGACGTCCCCTTTACCCCGATCGACCTGATCAACTGGAAGACGTTCTCGCTGGACGAGATGGCGTTCCTCTGGCTCTCCATCGAGAACCACAAGAGCCTGATCTTCGCCGGCGGCACCGCGTCCGGGAAGACGACGAGCCTGAACGCCGTCTCCCTATTCATCCCCTCGAACGCGAAGATCGTCTCCATCGAGGACACCCGCGAGGTGGAGCTTCCCCAGCGCAACTGGATCGCCTCCGTCACGCGCCCCTCCTTCTCCGACGACGACAAGGGCGACATCGACGAGTTCGACCTCTTGGAGGCCGCGCTCCGCCAGCGCCCCGACTACATCGTGATGGGCGAGATCCGCGGCGAGGAGGGGCGGACCGCCTTCCAGGTGATGTCGACCGGCCACACCACCTACACGACGTTCCACGCCGACTCCGTCGGCGAGGTGCTCAAGCGCTTCACCACCGACCCGATCAACGTCTCGAAGACGATGTTCACGGCCCTCGATCTGGTCTCCATCCAGACGTCGACCCGCGTTCAGGGCAAGAAGGTGCGTCGGAACAAGTCGATCACCGAGATCAACCACTACGACGCCGAGAACGACGAGATCAACGTTCAGGACGTGTTCCAGTGGCAGGCCGAGACGGACGAGTTCCTCCAGATGGGCGACTCGAACACGCTCGAAGACATCATGTTCGACCGGGGCTGGAGCCGGGAGCGACTCGACGAGGAACTCCGCAAGCGCCGGGTCGTGTTAGCGTACCTCATCGACCGCGGACTCAACAGCTACGCGCAGGTGGCGGCGACGTTCCAGGCGTTCATCAACGACCCCGAGACGGTGCTCGCGCTGATGGCCAACGACGAACTGGAGCGCTCGCTGGAGGACCTCCGCGAGATGGAGTCCGTCCTCATCAACGTCGACCGCGACAAGGAGGAGCTCGTCCCGCGGCCCGATCCGGACGCCGAGGCCGAGGCGGAGGTCGCAGAGATACTCGATTCGGCCGAAGACCTGTTCGAGCGGTTCCGCGGCGAGGTGCCGGACTCGGTCGCTGACGCCCTCCTCGAAATGAACCACGCCCCCGACGTCGAAGCGCAGCCGACGCGGGACCGGGAGGCCCTCGCCGAAACGGCTCGGGAGGCGGACGCGACGGACGCGACAGACGCGACGGACGCGACGGACGCGACGGACGCGGTGGGTCTCGACACGGCTGCGGACGCCGTCGACGCGGACGCGCCGCCGGAAGCGACCGACTCCGATCCCGACGCCCCCTCGCCTGATCCCCCGGACGCCTCACCGTCCGATCCCGCGCACGACGACTTCGGGACTGCCGCCGAGGCGGGCGCGACCGCGGCCGGCGACGGCTCCGGCGATCCGGGCGACATCGACTTCGAGGAACCGTTCGACGAGGGGGTCGACGTGCTCTCGTCGCCCGCGGAACGCTCGGAGTCGGGCACGGGGCCCGACGTGAGCGAGGGGTTCGACGCTACCGATTCCGCCGCGGACGACGCCCTCGACGACCCGGACGGACCCGCCGCCGACGAGTCGGACGATTCGGGGGCACCGAACGAGACGGGCGGACCGTCGGAAGCTGACCCTACTGACGCCGACTCGGCCGCCGCTGACTCAGACGAGGGCATCGACGACTGGGGGTTCGGCGACGTAGAGCCTGCGGAGGACGGGTGA
- a CDS encoding DUF1405 domain-containing protein: MPRSERFSRLRRLRRLRQPAVRRRVRAAIAEELLGTPRSLAVVCAFTGFMLAVGVWYYVPTANEVPVPFWPLYADSAVAVALGGAVLAGIAPTVRRGGDIGVDIPVSRASAYLQTVAFVWLVQFGVWPLVSLNLAFGEYVAAPDAWIYYWGVIGTHLLFVGLALLFPAFGRTTPGALATALALGVVNVVVDYWLGYHPPLLYEPGPGLAAATLAIAVGSAALASHSFRRLGEGTS; this comes from the coding sequence GTGCCACGCTCCGAGCGGTTCTCGCGACTCCGCCGCCTCCGACGACTGCGGCAGCCCGCGGTCAGGCGGCGAGTCCGAGCGGCTATCGCCGAGGAGCTGCTCGGGACGCCGCGGAGCCTCGCCGTCGTCTGCGCGTTCACCGGGTTCATGCTCGCGGTGGGAGTCTGGTACTACGTGCCGACCGCAAACGAGGTCCCGGTTCCCTTCTGGCCGCTGTACGCGGACTCGGCGGTCGCGGTCGCGCTCGGCGGAGCCGTCCTCGCCGGAATCGCGCCGACGGTCCGGCGCGGTGGCGATATCGGCGTCGACATCCCGGTCTCGCGGGCGTCGGCGTACCTCCAGACGGTCGCGTTCGTCTGGCTGGTCCAGTTCGGCGTCTGGCCGCTGGTCTCGCTCAACCTCGCGTTCGGCGAGTACGTCGCCGCCCCGGACGCGTGGATCTACTACTGGGGCGTGATCGGGACGCACCTGCTTTTCGTCGGGCTGGCGCTCCTGTTCCCGGCGTTCGGACGGACGACGCCGGGGGCGCTCGCGACGGCGCTGGCGCTCGGCGTCGTGAACGTCGTCGTCGACTACTGGCTCGGCTACCATCCACCCCTGTTGTACGAGCCGGGTCCCGGACTGGCGGCCGCGACGCTCGCGATCGCCGTCGGATCGGCCGCGCTCGCGTCGCACTCGTTCCGACGGCTGGGAGAGGGGACGAGCTGA
- a CDS encoding twin-arginine translocase TatA/TatE family subunit has product MVSVIPLFGGLPVGPELLIILLVLVLLFGANKIPKLARSTGQAMGEFKKGREEIEEELKEMDDDETESTLDNEDDEFEDLETETEKETSA; this is encoded by the coding sequence ATGGTAAGTGTGATTCCACTGTTCGGCGGTCTTCCGGTGGGGCCCGAGCTCCTCATCATCCTGCTCGTGCTGGTCCTGCTGTTCGGGGCGAACAAGATCCCGAAGCTCGCCCGGTCGACCGGGCAGGCGATGGGTGAGTTCAAGAAGGGCCGCGAGGAGATCGAAGAGGAACTGAAGGAGATGGACGACGACGAGACGGAGTCGACGCTCGACAACGAGGACGACGAGTTTGAGGACCTCGAAACCGAGACCGAAAAGGAAACCAGCGCGTAA
- a CDS encoding redoxin domain-containing protein, giving the protein MPHVGDDAPDFTGSLVDGDIAPFELADHLGDEPVVLAFFPAAFSNTCTDEMEALRDEFDRDDCTLFGVSTDLPHALAAYRTQYELPFALVGDPDHRAIEAYDVIEDFEHYGVETVAQRAVFVIDADGTVTYRWLADNAGQEPDYDALDEAVADATA; this is encoded by the coding sequence ATGCCACACGTCGGCGACGACGCTCCCGACTTCACCGGATCGCTCGTGGACGGCGACATCGCGCCGTTCGAACTCGCCGATCACCTCGGCGACGAGCCGGTCGTGCTCGCCTTCTTCCCGGCCGCCTTCTCGAACACCTGTACCGACGAGATGGAGGCGCTCCGAGACGAATTCGACCGCGACGACTGTACCCTGTTCGGCGTGAGCACCGACCTCCCGCACGCGCTCGCCGCGTACCGCACCCAGTACGAACTCCCGTTCGCGCTCGTCGGCGACCCCGACCACCGCGCGATCGAGGCGTACGACGTGATCGAGGACTTCGAACACTACGGCGTCGAGACGGTGGCGCAGCGAGCCGTCTTCGTGATCGACGCGGACGGGACGGTGACGTACCGCTGGCTCGCGGATAACGCCGGACAGGAGCCGGACTACGACGCGCTCGACGAGGCGGTGGCGGACGCGACCGCCTGA
- a CDS encoding AMP-binding protein codes for MDEYEGIDEVVHEPTEAFAESTNVAAFMREYGVDDYEELIRRTTSEVPGEPESGVDWFWDEIVDYLDIDFYTDYDTVRDDTDGPQFSDWYPGGEINVAHNVVDRHAAADSPNRNRVALLWEGEPGDVREITYHELRRQSDRVANYLTEAGVETGDTVGLYMPMVPEVVSILYGCLKVGAIAVPIFSGFGREATATRIDDGEPSVLFTGDGFYRRGDEVRLKATADDAIDDAGHVEEVVVYDRLGATPASDDGDVPSVPWDDDRDRTWEDAVGSQPSTYETKHLPSDQESMLLYSSGTTGEPKGIVHTHAGVLTQCAKEIHFGFDQKPADRFFWVSDIGWMMGPWTLIGNHAFGGTVVMYEGAPDHPEPDRFWELIDRHGITQFGISPTAIRALRKHGDEWIEDHDLSSLRILGSTGEPWDPESWRWFYDAVGGGDCPIVNISGGTEICGCFLMPMPNQPLKPCTLGGPGLGMDIDIVDETGESVRESGERGYLVARDSCPSMTKSLWSGDERYLEEYWSTWPDLWDHGDFAQKDDDGFWFLHGRADDALNVAGRKVGPAEIEGVLIDHDAVNQAAAVGVPDDTTGTAVVAYVVLEPDAEPSDDLREELRALVGDEHGKPFRPRELLFVDAFPKTQSGKIIRRAIESVYNGEDPGDLSSMENPEALDALRDAA; via the coding sequence ATGGACGAGTACGAGGGGATAGACGAGGTCGTACACGAGCCGACCGAGGCGTTCGCGGAGTCGACGAACGTCGCGGCGTTCATGCGCGAGTACGGGGTCGACGACTACGAGGAGCTAATCCGCCGCACCACCTCGGAGGTCCCGGGCGAACCGGAGTCCGGGGTCGACTGGTTCTGGGACGAGATCGTCGACTACCTCGACATCGACTTTTACACCGACTACGACACCGTCCGGGACGACACCGACGGCCCGCAGTTCTCCGACTGGTACCCCGGCGGCGAGATCAACGTCGCGCACAACGTCGTCGACCGCCACGCCGCGGCCGACTCGCCGAACCGCAACCGCGTCGCGCTGCTCTGGGAGGGAGAGCCGGGGGACGTCCGCGAGATAACGTATCACGAGCTTCGCCGACAGAGCGACCGCGTCGCGAACTACCTGACCGAGGCGGGGGTCGAGACCGGCGACACCGTCGGGCTGTACATGCCGATGGTGCCCGAGGTCGTCTCGATCCTCTACGGCTGCCTGAAGGTGGGCGCGATCGCGGTGCCGATCTTCTCCGGGTTCGGCCGCGAGGCGACCGCGACCCGGATCGACGACGGGGAACCCTCCGTGCTGTTCACGGGCGACGGCTTCTACCGTCGCGGCGACGAGGTGCGGCTGAAGGCGACCGCCGACGACGCGATCGACGACGCCGGCCACGTCGAGGAGGTCGTGGTGTACGATCGGCTCGGCGCGACGCCCGCGAGCGACGACGGAGATGTGCCTTCCGTCCCGTGGGACGACGACCGCGACCGCACCTGGGAGGACGCGGTCGGCTCGCAGCCCTCGACGTACGAGACGAAGCACCTCCCGAGCGATCAGGAGTCGATGCTCCTGTACTCGTCCGGGACTACGGGCGAGCCGAAGGGCATCGTTCACACCCACGCGGGCGTCCTCACGCAGTGCGCCAAGGAGATCCACTTCGGGTTCGACCAGAAGCCTGCCGACCGGTTCTTCTGGGTCTCCGACATCGGCTGGATGATGGGCCCGTGGACGCTCATCGGCAACCACGCGTTCGGCGGGACGGTGGTGATGTACGAGGGCGCGCCCGACCACCCCGAGCCGGACCGCTTCTGGGAGCTGATCGACCGACACGGAATCACGCAGTTCGGCATCTCGCCGACCGCGATCCGCGCGCTCCGCAAGCACGGGGACGAGTGGATCGAGGACCACGACCTCTCCTCGCTCCGGATCTTGGGGTCGACCGGCGAGCCGTGGGACCCCGAGTCGTGGCGGTGGTTCTACGACGCGGTCGGCGGCGGCGACTGCCCGATCGTCAACATCTCCGGCGGGACGGAGATCTGCGGCTGCTTCCTGATGCCGATGCCGAACCAACCCCTCAAACCCTGTACGCTCGGCGGTCCGGGACTCGGGATGGACATCGACATCGTCGACGAGACGGGCGAGTCGGTCAGGGAGTCCGGCGAGCGGGGCTACCTCGTCGCGCGCGATTCCTGTCCGTCGATGACGAAGTCTCTGTGGTCCGGCGACGAGCGCTACCTCGAGGAGTACTGGTCGACGTGGCCCGACTTGTGGGACCACGGCGACTTCGCGCAGAAGGACGACGACGGCTTCTGGTTCCTCCACGGCCGCGCCGACGACGCGCTCAACGTCGCCGGGCGGAAGGTCGGTCCCGCCGAGATCGAGGGGGTCCTCATCGACCACGACGCCGTCAACCAGGCGGCCGCGGTGGGCGTCCCGGACGACACCACGGGGACCGCGGTCGTCGCGTACGTCGTCCTCGAACCGGACGCGGAGCCGAGCGACGACCTCCGCGAGGAGCTGCGGGCGCTGGTGGGCGACGAACACGGCAAGCCGTTCCGGCCGCGAGAACTGCTGTTCGTCGACGCCTTCCCGAAGACGCAGTCGGGCAAGATCATCCGGCGCGCGATCGAGTCCGTCTACAACGGCGAGGACCCGGGCGACCTCTCCTCGATGGAGAACCCGGAGGCGCTCGACGCGCTCCGCGACGCCGCCTGA